From Nymphaea colorata isolate Beijing-Zhang1983 chromosome 6, ASM883128v2, whole genome shotgun sequence, a single genomic window includes:
- the LOC126410143 gene encoding uncharacterized protein LOC126410143 translates to MAENSKSEGSTDYKMAGNSFSYGTTMKLNGSNYEIWYRVFIMSVAGHRKKYILEEDEPIEKKGIYVAWDEDNYIVMSWIMNSVESHIAPTIAYYTKAKDMWSFLRKTYSHATNVIKILQLEEELCNIRQGDQDLSQYFATLTAAYERLKALRPPCQHCYASHVETGMVAKFLSGLSSEYSVAKSQILTGSELPDLADTYNRLSRFAATLSQTTHDIPVSALVISGGRGPSSFGGTRGHGTGRGAGRGRFQCSYCGKIGHLEDRCWGKHPHLRSNVSSGRGGGRITTSRGPSSSQATHSKATISMVESSTDPSISMSYSLNLSKDEYDRVLAQRSGSTSASTSTNAAVVDSAFSVGAPTADPGLTNWEDDWWRP, encoded by the exons atggctgaaaacagtaaatctgaagggtctactgactacaagatggctgggaattcattctcttatggaaccacgatgaaacttaatggctcaaattatgaaatatggtatagggtattcataatgtcggtggctggtcataggaagaaatatattcttgaggaggatgaacctattgagaaaaaaggaatatatgttgcgtgggatgaagataattatattgttatgtcttggattatgaatagtgtggagtctcatatagccccaactattgcatattataccaaggccaaggatatgtggtctttcttgagaaagacatactcgcatgccactaatgtaatcaagatcctacaactagaagaggagttatgcaacattcgacaaggggatcaagacctatctcaatattttgctactttgactgctgcatatgaacggttaaaggctcttcgcccaccttgtcagcattgttatgcatcacacgttgagactggtatggtggcaaagtttttatctggcctatcttcagaatactctgtggcaaagtctcaaattctaacaggcagtgaacttccagatttagcagacacgtataataggctgagtcgctttgcagccactctttctcagactacgcatgacataccagtctctgcacttgtgatatcaggaggacggggccctagttcttttggaggcactagggggcatggtacaggccgtggtgctggacgtggcagatttcagtgctcttattgtggcaaaattggtcatctagaggaccGTTGTTGGGGCAAACATCCTCACCTCAGGTCTAATGtttcctctggacgtggtggaggtagaatcaccacaagcagaggtccttcttcatcccaggcaactcattcaaaggcaacaatatctatggttgagtcttctactgatccttctatatctatgtcatattctcttaacctaagtaaagatgaatatgatcgtgttcttgctcagaggtctggctctacatctgcctctacatctaccaatgctgctgttgtagattcagcattctctgttggtgctcctactgctgatccag gacttaccaactgggaagatgattggtggcggccatga